Proteins co-encoded in one Paenibacillus sp. genomic window:
- a CDS encoding DNA modification system-associated small protein translates to MRKMKEKEIQLLSKICRENGLPMKLVSELLKSANKFSYENTVEAARLKEYRELIDFYGKDIKGGLE, encoded by the coding sequence ATGCGTAAGATGAAGGAAAAGGAGATCCAACTACTGTCTAAAATATGCAGGGAAAATGGACTTCCGATGAAACTCGTATCCGAACTTTTGAAATCAGCAAACAAGTTCTCTTATGAGAATACAGTCGAAGCAGCAAGACTAAAGGAATACCGTGAATTAATCGATTTTTATGGCAAGGATATTAAGGGTGGTTTGGAATGA
- the dndE gene encoding DNA sulfur modification protein DndE, translated as MQFRLKTSRETAERLKTLQNSTGYTPNILSRIAVSLSLRESGEIHHANVKDQGGLEFNRNTLTGTYDYIFKALITQYEGREVTDEEYFPGLFLAHLERGVKLLENEYQYAGNSEKFIINLLGKTEVS; from the coding sequence ATGCAATTTCGTCTTAAGACTTCAAGGGAAACAGCAGAACGCCTAAAAACTTTGCAGAATTCAACAGGCTACACGCCAAATATCCTCAGTAGAATTGCGGTATCACTCTCTCTGCGAGAGTCGGGCGAAATTCACCATGCTAATGTTAAAGACCAGGGGGGCCTTGAGTTCAATCGCAATACCCTGACAGGAACGTACGATTATATATTCAAAGCACTTATTACGCAATACGAAGGCCGCGAAGTGACAGATGAGGAGTACTTCCCCGGACTGTTCCTTGCTCATCTAGAACGTGGCGTAAAACTCCTCGAAAACGAGTACCAATATGCTGGAAATTCCGAGAAGTTTATAATTAACCTTTTGGGTAAAACGGAGGTTAGCTGA
- a CDS encoding cysteine desulfurase family protein → MIYFDNAATTPLDPEVREAMLPYLHEFGNPSSKYYPIAERAKEAVQAARNSVAELLGCDAEEVIFTSGATESNNMIIKGVADAFWGSGKNFVTSAAEHSSILEVANYLQTKGIRVELVNVDAAGHVNMEQLRQLITQNEPPLLISIMWGNNEVGSLNDIATISSLSKQYNIPFHTDATQVLGKVPVCLADLPIQYVSISSHKIHGPKGIGAAIIRKDELGIRPRLSPLIHGGGQEFDLRSGTLNVPAIVGFGKAAEVAKRDLTINQNHIASLESYLTAKLKEHFESIVTFNSPSSNKLPGIVNVRFKGIHNELLIKKLAPYVAVSSGSACSSSKPSHVLSSIGCSLDEIRSSIRISLSKFNTIEEIEKFIGILRG, encoded by the coding sequence GTGATCTACTTTGATAACGCAGCTACGACACCGCTGGATCCGGAAGTTAGGGAAGCCATGCTCCCGTATTTGCATGAGTTCGGTAATCCTTCCAGCAAGTATTATCCTATTGCGGAACGAGCTAAAGAAGCAGTTCAAGCTGCACGTAACAGTGTCGCAGAACTGCTAGGTTGCGACGCTGAAGAGGTGATCTTCACGAGTGGCGCAACGGAAAGCAACAATATGATCATTAAAGGTGTCGCCGACGCTTTCTGGGGATCCGGGAAAAATTTCGTTACAAGCGCAGCTGAGCATTCTTCGATCTTGGAAGTTGCGAACTACTTGCAAACCAAAGGAATCCGGGTCGAATTAGTTAATGTGGACGCTGCCGGTCATGTAAACATGGAACAGTTGCGCCAACTAATTACACAGAACGAGCCGCCGCTTCTAATTAGCATCATGTGGGGGAACAACGAAGTAGGATCGCTTAATGACATCGCTACAATTTCGTCCCTATCAAAACAATACAACATACCATTCCATACGGATGCTACCCAAGTGTTAGGGAAAGTTCCAGTCTGTCTAGCGGACCTGCCGATTCAATATGTTTCAATATCGTCTCACAAAATTCATGGTCCGAAAGGTATTGGCGCCGCCATCATACGAAAAGATGAATTGGGGATTCGCCCGCGCTTATCCCCATTAATTCATGGTGGCGGACAAGAGTTCGACTTACGTAGCGGAACTCTTAACGTTCCAGCCATCGTTGGGTTTGGGAAAGCGGCAGAGGTAGCGAAACGGGATCTAACCATAAACCAAAATCATATCGCTTCATTGGAATCTTACCTTACTGCAAAACTTAAAGAGCATTTCGAAAGCATTGTTACTTTTAATTCTCCTTCAAGCAACAAGTTGCCCGGCATTGTGAACGTGAGATTTAAAGGGATACACAATGAGTTGTTAATCAAGAAACTTGCTCCTTATGTAGCCGTTTCTAGTGGTTCGGCTTGCAGTAGCAGTAAGCCCTCCCACGTGCTTAGCAGTATCGGGTGTAGCCTCGACGAAATTCGTTCCTCAATACGAATTTCTCTTTCTAAATTTAATACCATCGAGGAGATTGAGAAATTTATTGGAATACTGCGCGGGTAA
- the dptH gene encoding DNA phosphorothioation-dependent restriction protein DptH: MSNPFFKKIAEMLFQFFQRELNSPGERYYLQLDHENDVEEMAKALHMHPECKPFVYQHQYGEAYTTFAIPINGIDLVVAYTSNTVKPDFLVTLRNQVGEQKGEWESTALLSIVSSQLDSIQGGSSDLSKEGMPLHAHSIVAHLKHEIENSVLSKVEQLILLDRMELTLQEQMFQQITIFDFEEIFRILEVGSIQDEDYKALGLFKDAELDTFKGNKLKERLDVNRELFDFVKNIHDFGLDFEELDKKFAGKGREKLEGEDWAVLPFSEILKSKQEHDNSMKAQVDLKAIKYHDKTLLWDKPVKETKAGTRKRHILLFNPGRATSVQLSVSFLLEGEVKSLHEKFLRTSGKEVITKVGKTNLQIEIQGTDQCVFTKVDYKHNNKSALGAELHIAVIPLDPTYFENYRAAYSVNVKGKYISIQFEGSRLLFGQGSEETLVDVNEDGQTVTIPSERRLVVQPQPDAFADDETLRLQLAHGNTAIPIKLVNELPESIPITGSRIWKLKRESQRSFEWKNNRLMLGNREFYMHGEDKQFFDWEMKWIEEGYKSATYMSGNLVRVNVELDEDLREAYSRFVNQFLATRNIPSLTHYTDEMVVRAKEYLKAYTRVIESFKENKEAGERGRSLFKLGVIRANNVIYFTPFHPLLVAYQLQLNELLGSEEVDSNILNRLRPDALLPFLYDEEDRLYKPEPQTRLMEWMVYKPVSQVSVSDANKYLAKVIEDKLHQFEEHFGYLLAEGSKAPVKINLIHIENDTEVLRGIIQWMLRVIERKGIDSVHALELTLYRGSKSQSAFDLFSRVATVEELQEKFEISLSSKQYDAADLLRTIRTKLTYYKQEENHNYKYAHISFYKMLAQEKDALQPMNEMVAGVALEGLYSFVPAMKSEENYRSGFGVKGYKIEAENVLMNTVYYLNEIAANLRNGGNDAYRKAEAIFSRTTTADEKTLEAIFNASYWVTFVDSNIDLEFFHSFKNLVVIHYSDQYSTTSKYDAITVTDKSAQYYAVIKDVLSRKQVEVSHEGIQNTVKAFNTFNGEWLLRIIGSKGHFTREKLSIISAIKFSLAFFDHPHILWVPISLEEILRVAGAVSLNKSEGVFSAKNLGVTGAHSDDLLLVGLEDRGNKLKMHFYPVEVKIGINNGAVIGKAKDQVHKTKKVIIDALTNSNMPFTSMFYRYFFAQLFITNAQKLHQSEFWPEKPEYLLPIEYIEKLLKDDFAISDHVNSLIGDGAVLSFEKAAYVRSSSIEDGITYITLPEADGYNILTKSMESTRTWIQYQDNDFIRERMLSSLYRINQDDLQDRSASDRHPESTKSAEHQQDDEIGSAEESEEEQTETIEETLTDPTDADDGESLTVVSPITEEGSATSNIAQEEPETGAMDEVSVENIRLLIGKAENSERKIYWEYGHAELANRHFLISGKSGQGKTYLIQCLLLELSKKGISSLVVDYTEGFLPNQLEPEFIEHLGPKLIQRVVFNDKFPMNPFRKNIRNIGGITLPEGDTDVAERVRSIFASVYKSLGIQQLNAIYDAVLRGLSQYGDQFTLQQLRQELESDGSTYAKTALSQIRPFIDRDPFTDGDPINWGDILHGTGEVYIIQLTGYPREVQLILTEFVLWDLWNYSIRTGNKMKPIPIVLDEAQNLDHSENSPTTKILTEGRKFGWSGWFATQFLKAQLGNDELARLQNSSQKLYFAQPEQEISYIAGNLANDPTERKKVEQLLSNLRKGQCVFNGPILKDGGSLSAPTVTVVNITPLKDRI; encoded by the coding sequence ATGTCAAACCCATTCTTTAAGAAGATTGCAGAGATGTTGTTTCAGTTCTTCCAGAGAGAGTTAAACTCGCCGGGGGAGCGGTACTATCTTCAATTAGATCACGAGAATGATGTAGAAGAGATGGCCAAAGCGTTGCATATGCATCCCGAGTGCAAACCATTTGTATACCAGCACCAATACGGGGAAGCATATACCACGTTTGCTATTCCTATTAACGGGATCGACCTCGTTGTTGCATACACGTCGAACACTGTAAAACCGGATTTCTTGGTAACGTTACGTAATCAGGTAGGGGAGCAAAAGGGGGAGTGGGAGAGTACAGCTTTATTAAGCATCGTATCCTCCCAATTGGACTCGATTCAAGGTGGAAGCAGTGACCTCTCGAAAGAGGGCATGCCTCTACACGCGCACTCGATTGTTGCCCACTTAAAGCATGAAATCGAAAACAGCGTTTTAAGTAAGGTAGAACAGTTGATTTTATTGGATCGTATGGAATTGACGTTGCAGGAGCAGATGTTCCAACAAATCACAATATTTGATTTTGAGGAAATTTTTCGCATCCTGGAGGTAGGTTCGATCCAAGATGAAGATTATAAAGCGCTAGGTCTTTTCAAAGATGCGGAGTTAGATACATTCAAGGGAAATAAGCTAAAGGAACGGTTGGATGTAAACCGCGAGCTCTTCGATTTTGTGAAGAACATCCATGATTTCGGCTTGGACTTTGAGGAACTAGACAAGAAATTCGCCGGCAAGGGTAGGGAAAAACTGGAGGGGGAAGATTGGGCGGTTCTCCCATTTTCAGAAATCTTAAAATCTAAGCAAGAGCATGATAACTCAATGAAAGCCCAGGTAGACCTGAAGGCAATAAAGTATCATGATAAGACGCTCCTATGGGACAAACCGGTAAAAGAAACGAAGGCGGGCACGAGAAAAAGACATATTCTTTTATTTAACCCAGGTCGTGCGACATCGGTCCAATTGTCCGTATCCTTTCTTCTTGAAGGGGAAGTAAAAAGTCTACATGAGAAGTTTCTGCGCACGTCTGGTAAAGAGGTTATTACGAAAGTCGGTAAAACCAACTTACAAATTGAGATCCAAGGAACAGATCAATGCGTCTTTACGAAGGTAGATTACAAGCATAACAATAAGTCTGCACTTGGTGCAGAATTACATATTGCAGTAATTCCATTGGATCCGACTTACTTTGAAAACTATCGGGCAGCCTACTCGGTTAACGTAAAGGGTAAATATATCTCAATCCAATTTGAAGGTAGTCGTCTATTGTTTGGCCAAGGTTCGGAAGAGACGCTTGTTGATGTGAATGAAGATGGTCAAACGGTAACAATCCCGAGTGAAAGAAGGTTGGTTGTACAACCACAACCGGATGCTTTTGCCGATGATGAGACGCTCCGTCTTCAGCTTGCACATGGCAATACTGCGATTCCAATAAAACTCGTCAATGAGCTGCCAGAGTCTATTCCGATCACAGGATCACGTATTTGGAAGTTGAAGCGTGAAAGTCAGCGGAGTTTCGAATGGAAAAACAATCGATTAATGCTTGGCAACCGGGAATTTTATATGCATGGAGAAGACAAGCAGTTTTTCGATTGGGAAATGAAATGGATTGAAGAAGGTTACAAGTCGGCTACCTACATGTCTGGTAATTTAGTCCGTGTGAATGTCGAACTTGACGAGGATCTTCGTGAGGCCTATAGCCGATTTGTAAATCAATTTCTAGCGACTCGAAATATCCCCAGCCTGACTCATTATACTGATGAGATGGTAGTAAGAGCTAAGGAATACTTGAAGGCTTACACGCGCGTGATCGAATCGTTTAAAGAGAATAAAGAGGCTGGGGAGCGCGGGAGGTCGCTGTTTAAGTTAGGCGTTATTAGGGCAAATAACGTTATTTATTTCACTCCGTTCCACCCGCTGCTTGTCGCGTATCAACTGCAGTTGAACGAACTTCTAGGTTCCGAGGAAGTTGATAGCAATATACTGAATCGGTTAAGACCAGATGCTTTATTACCCTTCCTATATGATGAGGAAGACAGGTTGTATAAGCCGGAACCGCAGACTCGGTTGATGGAGTGGATGGTCTACAAACCGGTAAGTCAAGTTTCTGTCTCGGATGCCAACAAGTATTTGGCGAAGGTGATCGAAGATAAGTTGCATCAATTCGAAGAGCATTTCGGCTATCTCTTAGCGGAGGGTTCCAAGGCGCCGGTAAAGATTAACTTGATTCACATTGAGAATGATACCGAGGTGTTAAGGGGAATCATCCAGTGGATGCTTCGAGTAATCGAACGTAAGGGAATCGATAGCGTTCACGCACTAGAATTAACATTGTATAGAGGCAGCAAGTCCCAAAGTGCATTCGATTTGTTTTCGAGAGTAGCTACTGTTGAAGAGCTGCAGGAAAAATTCGAAATCTCGCTATCCTCAAAACAGTACGACGCTGCGGATTTGTTACGCACGATTCGCACGAAATTAACTTATTATAAACAGGAAGAAAACCATAACTACAAATATGCTCACATTTCGTTCTACAAAATGCTGGCGCAAGAAAAAGATGCCTTGCAGCCGATGAACGAAATGGTGGCTGGCGTTGCGTTGGAAGGATTATATTCGTTTGTACCCGCAATGAAGTCGGAAGAGAACTATCGCAGCGGGTTCGGTGTAAAAGGTTATAAAATTGAAGCCGAGAACGTGTTGATGAATACAGTCTACTACCTCAATGAGATTGCGGCAAACTTGAGGAATGGCGGAAATGACGCATATCGCAAGGCGGAGGCGATTTTTTCAAGGACGACAACAGCTGACGAGAAGACGCTTGAAGCGATTTTCAATGCTTCGTATTGGGTTACGTTCGTTGATTCTAATATTGACTTGGAGTTCTTCCACAGCTTTAAGAATCTTGTTGTGATTCACTACAGCGATCAATATTCGACGACTTCAAAATATGATGCGATTACGGTTACGGATAAATCGGCTCAGTACTATGCTGTAATTAAAGATGTGCTAAGCAGAAAACAGGTGGAAGTAAGCCATGAGGGAATTCAGAATACGGTAAAAGCATTTAATACGTTTAACGGGGAATGGCTGCTTCGTATTATTGGGAGTAAAGGACATTTTACAAGGGAGAAGCTCAGCATTATCTCAGCGATCAAGTTTTCCCTTGCATTTTTTGACCATCCCCATATTTTATGGGTCCCGATTTCATTGGAGGAGATCCTGAGGGTCGCCGGAGCCGTCAGTTTAAACAAATCGGAGGGCGTGTTCTCTGCAAAGAATTTGGGAGTAACCGGAGCTCACAGTGATGATTTGCTATTAGTCGGGCTGGAAGACCGGGGTAACAAATTGAAAATGCATTTCTATCCTGTGGAGGTTAAGATCGGAATTAACAATGGAGCGGTCATTGGGAAAGCCAAAGACCAGGTGCATAAGACAAAGAAAGTTATAATTGATGCGCTAACGAATTCGAATATGCCGTTTACGAGCATGTTTTACCGTTACTTTTTCGCGCAACTCTTTATAACGAATGCACAGAAACTCCATCAAAGCGAATTTTGGCCGGAAAAACCCGAGTATTTGCTTCCAATTGAATATATTGAGAAGTTACTCAAGGATGATTTTGCGATTTCTGACCATGTGAATTCCTTGATCGGTGATGGAGCGGTTCTTTCTTTCGAAAAGGCCGCGTATGTCAGAAGCTCTTCTATTGAAGATGGCATTACGTATATAACGTTGCCGGAAGCGGATGGTTACAATATACTGACCAAATCAATGGAGAGCACGAGAACTTGGATTCAATATCAGGATAACGATTTTATTCGAGAGCGCATGTTGTCCTCTCTATACCGGATCAATCAGGATGATCTCCAAGATCGCAGCGCAAGTGACCGTCACCCTGAGTCGACTAAAAGTGCTGAACATCAACAAGACGACGAAATTGGGTCAGCTGAGGAAAGTGAAGAGGAACAGACGGAAACAATCGAGGAGACGTTAACAGATCCAACCGATGCAGATGATGGAGAATCTTTAACGGTAGTTTCACCCATCACGGAAGAAGGCTCGGCAACAAGTAACATTGCTCAGGAAGAACCCGAAACGGGCGCTATGGATGAAGTTTCGGTCGAGAACATAAGATTGCTTATCGGTAAGGCAGAGAACAGTGAGAGGAAAATTTACTGGGAATATGGGCATGCCGAACTCGCAAATCGACATTTTCTGATATCTGGAAAATCGGGGCAAGGAAAAACGTATTTGATTCAATGCTTATTGCTTGAACTATCGAAGAAAGGGATTTCGAGCCTCGTCGTCGACTATACTGAGGGGTTTTTGCCAAATCAGCTGGAACCGGAGTTCATAGAACATCTCGGACCCAAACTGATCCAGCGGGTAGTGTTTAACGATAAATTCCCGATGAATCCGTTCCGTAAAAACATACGGAATATTGGCGGGATCACGCTCCCAGAAGGAGATACGGACGTTGCAGAGAGGGTCAGGAGTATCTTCGCTTCCGTTTACAAGTCCCTTGGGATTCAACAATTGAATGCGATTTACGATGCAGTATTACGTGGCTTAAGTCAATATGGGGACCAGTTCACGCTTCAGCAGTTAAGACAAGAGCTGGAGAGTGATGGTTCGACATATGCTAAAACTGCATTATCCCAGATTCGTCCATTCATTGATCGAGATCCTTTCACGGATGGCGACCCCATTAATTGGGGCGATATCTTACATGGGACTGGCGAAGTTTACATTATTCAACTCACCGGTTACCCAAGGGAAGTGCAATTAATATTAACGGAGTTCGTGTTATGGGATCTATGGAATTACTCCATAAGAACCGGTAATAAAATGAAGCCTATTCCGATCGTATTAGACGAGGCTCAAAATCTAGATCATAGTGAAAATTCGCCTACGACGAAGATTTTGACAGAGGGAAGAAAATTCGGTTGGTCCGGCTGGTTCGCCACACAGTTCCTAAAAGCACAACTAGGGAACGACGAGTTAGCGAGATTACAAAACTCAAGTCAAAAGTTGTACTTTGCACAACCCGAGCAAGAAATTTCATATATTGCCGGAAACCTCGCTAATGATCCGACGGAACGAAAGAAAGTGGAGCAGTTGCTTTCCAATTTGAGGAAGGGACAATGTGTTTTTAACGGTCCCATTCTTAAAGATGGTGGTTCGCTATCGGCCCCTACTGTGACTGTAGTAAACATAACCCCACTCAAAGACCGAATATAG
- the dndD gene encoding DNA sulfur modification protein DndD, translated as MKFIRLRLINIGAFHGNYDFDLRTESSQRNVVLFGGKNGAGKTTILESVKLALFGPLAYGYKTESIPYFEKIQSKLNNVARKNKEQRFQIILDVEIVEDFQKNHYTLLRSWTPTKNSLKEDFTVLRNRVELSILERELFQNKLRENTPPQLMDLCLFDGEKISQVISDEVLSDYLKESSKVMFNLDLFEHLESDLASYLKLENIQNTLTADQQEVIELNSRFETLQSQKMNLVSDIERIEQELEDNHDIYKDLVRNYETHGGLLKDQREALLREQNEIELNRKLMMESTRETLSSLLPFALVKQQLTDIAKQMQNEIKYELVENVDTLFHPDGLQHILNQMQRRGSISLQQAQEAASQLRDEMVAYLSNQLPAPIHRASFEQRSEIQSMIVQLQNFDSQALKESFKKNADLIKQSQQIRKKLSENDETSELHDLLNKISTTQSTITLLEHEIEQKKVIQAELEEEIQRVNHLLLTAKEKQIRNKKNENIFSISTRVAEVSKHFRKIQLTKKLQEVEIETVKMLRLLFRKELFVVRIWIHPETFQLKLYNAQNEEISKDILSAGEKQILLLSTMWAMAKSANRRLPFIFDTLLGRLDQTHKKSIIQHFIPKCGEQVIILSTDSEIDEEHYNLIYPIVAKNYLLDYSTEDSTVHVFDQYFQFSR; from the coding sequence ATGAAATTTATTCGACTTCGATTAATCAATATCGGCGCTTTCCACGGAAATTATGATTTCGATTTACGCACGGAGTCAAGTCAACGTAACGTTGTGCTGTTTGGGGGAAAAAACGGCGCTGGAAAAACAACGATTTTAGAGAGTGTAAAACTTGCTTTATTTGGACCGTTAGCTTATGGGTATAAAACGGAGTCAATACCGTACTTTGAAAAAATTCAGAGCAAATTGAATAATGTTGCCCGAAAAAATAAAGAACAAAGGTTTCAAATCATCCTAGATGTCGAAATTGTTGAGGACTTTCAAAAAAATCATTATACACTGCTCCGAAGCTGGACTCCTACAAAAAATAGTTTGAAAGAAGACTTTACTGTGCTTCGGAATCGGGTGGAGTTGTCTATATTAGAGCGGGAACTGTTTCAGAATAAACTGCGTGAAAATACGCCTCCTCAACTTATGGATCTCTGTCTATTCGATGGGGAAAAAATTTCACAAGTAATTTCTGACGAAGTCCTGTCTGATTATTTAAAAGAAAGCTCCAAGGTTATGTTTAACTTAGACTTATTTGAACACTTGGAATCAGACCTGGCTTCTTATCTAAAGCTGGAAAACATTCAGAATACACTTACTGCAGATCAACAAGAAGTTATAGAGCTGAACTCTCGGTTTGAGACACTTCAGTCTCAAAAAATGAACCTAGTATCCGACATTGAACGTATAGAACAGGAACTGGAAGACAACCATGATATATATAAAGACTTGGTTCGGAACTACGAGACGCATGGTGGCTTGTTAAAGGATCAACGCGAAGCGCTGCTTCGCGAACAAAACGAAATTGAACTTAACCGGAAATTAATGATGGAGTCGACGCGGGAAACTTTGTCTTCATTACTCCCATTTGCACTTGTTAAGCAACAATTAACCGATATTGCCAAGCAAATGCAAAATGAAATTAAATACGAACTGGTTGAGAACGTGGATACCCTCTTCCATCCCGACGGGTTACAACATATTCTCAACCAGATGCAACGAAGAGGAAGCATTTCGTTGCAACAGGCCCAGGAGGCCGCTTCCCAATTGCGCGATGAAATGGTTGCTTATCTTTCTAACCAACTTCCTGCGCCGATTCACAGGGCTTCATTCGAGCAAAGAAGCGAAATCCAGTCCATGATTGTTCAATTGCAAAATTTTGATTCTCAAGCGCTCAAAGAAAGCTTCAAGAAAAATGCGGATCTTATTAAGCAAAGTCAACAAATTCGGAAAAAACTGTCGGAAAACGACGAAACAAGCGAACTACACGATTTATTAAATAAAATCTCGACTACGCAAAGCACAATCACCTTGTTGGAGCATGAAATCGAACAAAAGAAAGTTATCCAGGCGGAGCTCGAAGAGGAGATCCAACGAGTCAACCACTTGCTTCTAACAGCAAAGGAAAAACAGATCCGAAACAAGAAAAACGAAAACATATTTTCAATATCGACTAGGGTTGCTGAAGTGAGCAAGCACTTCCGGAAGATCCAGCTTACGAAGAAACTACAAGAGGTAGAAATAGAAACAGTAAAGATGCTTCGGCTGCTATTTCGTAAAGAACTGTTTGTAGTACGAATCTGGATTCATCCGGAAACTTTCCAGTTAAAACTCTATAATGCTCAAAACGAAGAAATCTCGAAAGATATCCTCTCTGCTGGCGAGAAACAAATATTGCTTTTATCAACAATGTGGGCTATGGCAAAGAGTGCGAACCGAAGGCTTCCTTTTATATTTGATACTTTATTGGGGCGTCTGGATCAAACGCATAAGAAAAGTATTATTCAACATTTCATTCCAAAGTGCGGCGAACAGGTCATCATCCTCTCAACGGATTCGGAAATAGACGAGGAGCATTACAATTTAATTTACCCAATCGTCGCAAAAAACTACCTGCTTGATTATAGTACCGAGGATTCAACTGTGCATGTGTTCGATCAATATTTCCAATTCTCAAGGTAA
- the dndD gene encoding DNA sulfur modification protein DndD, which yields MIIKKLLLQNYKTYYGVQELDLYIPKAVREEGQQNIILIGGLNGAGKTTLLKAIHYALFGERGLSPAEHKRQFSNVLNNTFFEEGGRECSICLSLELGGGEEWDLVVKWTFNSNKVLVNENREISVRKPGMMGGRKANVESIAAYYRYIDRMIPYHAAPFFIFDGEEIKEIILRQNSQEMKEAIHKISGIEAYKFLIKDLEILRNSVAKDLAKAKNQTVVTGHAKRLTEIESDLAEQEQKRDAFEKDRKQLLALLDEAKRTRNEKMLLNSRSRETIINKQGQVAQKLDFAVNSLNDLIQTKAIEIILSEKIQLLQNQLRKEYDLRQRRLIQEAKLTPYYTFFNQLIQQPITPPLSNEQLSQLREAGEQLWKKEHNIKDQPESSGKELHDLSPADYNYLVNLPKTDKNSVVRLVNQIDELQQELSSIEAELRNAPEAVDVAEENSKIDLLTKKIGVLDVKIRTLNNKIQILKEEKSQEQGKLTRSSTNVDDSGRLAQRLNNITKLENGMRQYVQEMTQLKAEFIREEFAKMLTTLFRKQDEFGKIEFDVNTYTIRLYNERQQEISIQDRSAGEMQMIASSLIWALTKASDLSLPMVIDTPLGRLDSQHRNHLIHHYYKNLSEQVIILSTDTEITKEYVSLMKQHSYRQYMLDYDQKKKYTIIRDGYFDFVKV from the coding sequence ATGATCATAAAGAAACTGCTTCTTCAAAACTATAAAACTTACTACGGCGTACAAGAGCTTGATTTATACATTCCAAAGGCCGTTCGAGAAGAAGGTCAACAAAACATCATACTGATTGGCGGATTAAACGGCGCAGGTAAAACGACTCTTCTCAAAGCGATTCATTATGCCTTGTTTGGCGAAAGAGGCTTATCCCCCGCCGAGCACAAAAGGCAATTTTCAAATGTTTTAAACAATACGTTCTTCGAAGAAGGCGGAAGAGAGTGCTCCATCTGCCTTTCATTGGAATTAGGTGGCGGTGAAGAATGGGATTTAGTTGTCAAATGGACATTTAATTCCAATAAGGTGCTCGTTAATGAAAACCGCGAAATTAGTGTGCGAAAACCCGGCATGATGGGTGGAAGAAAAGCGAATGTAGAGAGCATCGCTGCTTATTATCGTTACATCGATCGTATGATTCCATACCATGCCGCTCCGTTTTTCATTTTCGATGGCGAGGAGATCAAAGAAATTATTCTTCGCCAGAACAGCCAAGAGATGAAGGAAGCAATCCATAAAATCAGCGGAATCGAAGCTTATAAATTCCTTATTAAAGATTTGGAAATTTTGAGGAATTCCGTTGCCAAAGATCTAGCCAAAGCAAAAAATCAAACTGTTGTTACTGGCCATGCAAAACGTCTTACAGAAATCGAATCCGACCTTGCGGAGCAGGAACAAAAACGGGATGCTTTTGAGAAAGATCGGAAGCAACTACTAGCGCTTCTTGATGAAGCGAAAAGAACTCGTAATGAAAAGATGTTGCTCAATTCGCGATCAAGGGAAACCATTATTAATAAGCAAGGCCAAGTCGCACAGAAGTTGGACTTTGCCGTAAATAGCCTCAATGACCTTATTCAAACGAAAGCCATTGAGATCATACTTAGTGAAAAAATACAATTACTCCAAAATCAACTTCGTAAAGAATATGACTTGCGTCAACGCCGACTGATTCAAGAAGCAAAGTTAACACCTTATTACACATTCTTTAATCAGCTAATTCAGCAGCCAATTACACCGCCGCTTTCTAACGAGCAGCTATCTCAACTGAGAGAAGCGGGTGAACAATTGTGGAAAAAAGAGCACAATATCAAAGACCAGCCAGAAAGCTCTGGGAAGGAATTACACGATTTATCTCCCGCTGATTACAACTACCTTGTAAATCTTCCGAAGACAGACAAGAACAGTGTCGTCCGTCTCGTGAATCAGATTGACGAGCTCCAACAAGAACTGTCTTCGATTGAAGCTGAACTTCGCAATGCCCCGGAGGCGGTAGACGTAGCGGAAGAGAACAGCAAAATCGACTTATTAACGAAGAAAATCGGTGTGTTAGATGTAAAGATTAGAACTCTCAATAACAAAATACAAATTCTGAAAGAAGAAAAATCTCAAGAACAAGGAAAACTGACCCGCAGTTCGACAAATGTGGACGATAGCGGGCGGTTGGCTCAACGGTTAAACAACATTACTAAATTGGAAAACGGGATGCGTCAATATGTTCAAGAAATGACTCAACTCAAAGCAGAGTTCATTAGGGAAGAATTTGCAAAAATGCTTACCACTCTCTTCCGGAAGCAAGATGAGTTTGGGAAAATTGAGTTTGACGTCAACACATACACAATCCGCCTATATAATGAGCGCCAACAAGAGATCAGCATTCAAGATCGCTCGGCCGGCGAGATGCAAATGATTGCATCCTCTTTAATTTGGGCATTAACCAAGGCGTCGGATTTGTCATTACCAATGGTAATTGATACCCCACTCGGGCGCCTTGATAGCCAGCATCGCAATCACTTAATTCATCACTACTATAAAAACCTAAGTGAACAAGTCATAATTCTGTCTACAGATACGGAAATAACCAAGGAATATGTTTCTTTAATGAAACAACATTCCTACCGCCAATACATGTTGGACTACGATCAAAAGAAAAAGTACACCATAATTCGCGACGGTTACTTCGACTTTGTAAAGGTGTGA